The Methanobacterium sp. BAmetb5 genome includes a region encoding these proteins:
- the nth gene encoding endonuclease III has translation MDLHQRIDLVMENLMQKYDLRVFEGGDPYRVLIRTIISQRTRDENTDRASAQLFSQYHTMTEIANADPTRLEPLIRPAGFYRVKAQRIVEVSKKLLDEFKGQVPDDIKNLLKLPGVGRKTANCVLVYGFQKPAIPVDVHVHRISNRLGLVKTKTPEETEVELEKIVPKEYWIELNDLMVQFGQTICRPQSPRHEECPLQDICDYYQAIKNNGINQE, from the coding sequence ATGGATCTCCACCAGCGTATTGATCTGGTTATGGAAAATTTAATGCAGAAATACGATCTGCGAGTATTTGAAGGAGGGGATCCCTACCGGGTTCTCATCAGGACCATAATCTCCCAGAGAACACGAGATGAAAACACTGACCGGGCCTCTGCCCAGCTTTTCTCCCAGTACCACACCATGACCGAGATCGCCAATGCGGACCCCACCCGACTGGAACCACTGATACGCCCAGCTGGTTTCTACCGGGTTAAAGCCCAACGTATTGTGGAAGTTTCAAAGAAGCTTCTGGACGAATTTAAAGGCCAGGTCCCCGATGATATTAAAAATCTGCTGAAATTACCCGGTGTGGGGCGCAAGACCGCCAACTGTGTCCTGGTCTACGGTTTCCAGAAGCCAGCCATACCCGTGGATGTCCATGTGCACCGTATAAGCAACCGTCTGGGCCTGGTTAAAACCAAAACCCCGGAAGAAACTGAGGTAGAACTGGAAAAAATTGTCCCCAAGGAGTACTGGATTGAATTAAATGACCTCATGGTGCAGTTTGGACAGACCATTTGCCGCCCCCAATCCCCCCGGCACGAGGAATGCCCCCTACAGGATATCTGCGATTATTACCAGGCCATAAAGAATAATGGTATTAATCAAGAATAG
- a CDS encoding ATP/GTP-binding protein, with translation MRHNKETKIVVLGAYNSGKTTTLEQICHNRAKVEYNGTTTALDYGNTMINGKKVHFFGTPGQDRFRFMRRIVSEGLDGAILVVDNSKGITSTDQEILGRLDQFNIPYVIFANKQDLNSDNLDTDSAAPVIPTIAQDGDGVMEGVEALLEILQ, from the coding sequence ATGAGACACAACAAGGAAACCAAAATAGTGGTTCTGGGCGCCTATAACTCAGGAAAAACCACTACCTTAGAACAGATCTGTCACAACAGGGCCAAAGTTGAGTACAACGGAACCACCACTGCCCTGGACTATGGTAACACCATGATCAACGGTAAAAAAGTGCACTTCTTCGGAACCCCGGGCCAGGACCGATTCCGCTTCATGCGGAGGATAGTCTCCGAAGGCCTGGACGGAGCCATACTGGTTGTGGACAACAGCAAGGGAATAACCTCCACTGACCAGGAAATCCTGGGGCGACTGGACCAGTTCAATATCCCCTACGTAATTTTCGCCAATAAACAGGACCTTAACTCCGATAACCTGGATACTGATTCTGCTGCACCAGTAATCCCCACTATTGCCCAGGATGGAGACGGAGTTATGGAAGGAGTAGAAGCCCTCCTGGAAATTCTCCAGTAA
- the aroA gene encoding 3-phosphoshikimate 1-carboxyvinyltransferase, whose translation MELKVEKASEIMGVVKAPPSKSYTHRALLLACLARGQSHLRDPLYSADTLATLKACQALGCDIELEDEGCTVQGTAGELKTPENVLNLENSGTTLRFLTTMTSLAPGCSVLTGDDSLRTRPMQDLLDSLQKLGVAAYSTQSNGLPPVVVKGGFTGGKSDIKGSVSSQYISSILLSAPYAHNPVDLQVVGAFKSRPYVEMTLDIMEKFGVQCGQEPENKFHLDQQTYQARDYTIEGDYSSASYLMSAAAISGGEVTVLNLFKDSQQGDKMILDILEKMGANIKAQEDRVTVKGDSPKNKTTGKITSNLTSIDVNLENSPDLLPTVAALAAVAQGTSHIVGVEHARYKETDRVHTMALELGKLGVDVTEERDSLTITGGANGGVVESHTDHRLVMSLTLVGLLTGGVHIKGAEAYQVSFPNFPQVMEDLGCPIKII comes from the coding sequence GTGGAATTAAAGGTAGAAAAAGCCAGCGAAATAATGGGAGTGGTGAAAGCTCCCCCATCCAAAAGTTACACCCACCGTGCCTTACTCTTAGCTTGCCTGGCCCGTGGCCAGTCCCATCTGAGGGATCCCCTGTACTCTGCTGACACCTTAGCCACCCTGAAGGCCTGCCAAGCTCTGGGGTGTGACATTGAACTTGAAGATGAAGGTTGCACTGTTCAGGGTACTGCCGGAGAGTTAAAAACCCCGGAAAATGTTTTGAACCTGGAAAATAGTGGCACCACTCTTCGCTTTTTAACCACCATGACCAGCCTGGCACCAGGATGCAGTGTGCTCACTGGTGATGATTCTCTGAGGACCAGACCCATGCAGGACTTACTGGATTCTCTCCAGAAGCTGGGTGTGGCTGCCTACTCCACCCAAAGTAACGGTCTCCCCCCAGTGGTAGTTAAAGGTGGTTTTACCGGAGGTAAAAGTGACATCAAAGGTAGTGTGAGCTCTCAGTATATCTCATCTATTTTACTCTCTGCCCCCTACGCCCATAACCCGGTGGATCTCCAGGTGGTAGGGGCATTCAAGAGCCGGCCCTACGTGGAGATGACCCTGGACATCATGGAAAAATTTGGTGTTCAGTGCGGTCAGGAACCCGAAAACAAATTCCACCTGGACCAGCAAACCTACCAGGCTAGGGATTACACCATTGAGGGTGATTATTCCTCAGCATCGTACCTGATGAGTGCTGCCGCCATATCCGGTGGGGAAGTTACGGTTCTGAATTTATTCAAAGATTCCCAGCAGGGTGATAAGATGATTCTGGACATCCTGGAGAAAATGGGGGCCAATATAAAGGCTCAGGAAGACAGAGTTACAGTTAAGGGAGATTCCCCGAAAAACAAAACAACCGGAAAGATCACCTCCAATCTCACCAGTATTGATGTTAACCTGGAAAACTCTCCCGACCTCCTACCTACAGTGGCTGCCCTGGCAGCAGTGGCCCAGGGAACATCCCACATTGTAGGGGTGGAACACGCCCGTTACAAGGAAACTGACCGGGTGCATACCATGGCCCTGGAATTAGGTAAACTGGGAGTAGATGTAACTGAAGAACGGGACAGCCTAACCATCACCGGAGGAGCAAACGGCGGTGTGGTGGAAAGCCACACTGATCACCGCCTGGTTATGTCCCTGACACTGGTGGGACTTCTTACCGGTGGAGTGCATATTAAAGGGGCCGAGGCCTACCAAGTTTCATTCCCTAACTTCCCCCAGGTGATGGAAGATTTGGGATGTCCCATCAAAATCATCTAA